The Candidatus Syntrophosphaera sp. nucleotide sequence GAGGGCTTCATTGACCATTTCTTCCCAGGCGGTGTATTGGATGCTCATGCGCATCCTGTCATCGATGTTTTGGCCCTGCTGGCGATAGCGGTCTTCGATCTCCTGCATCTTCTGGTTGTAATCCTTGGACGTGAACTTGGTGTTGTTCACTTTGCCCAGGTAGTTTCCACCAAAGGCTCCCATGATCTGGCTGCCGCCAAAAATACCGCCCGCTCCGAGGCTTAAAATGAAGGCCGCGGCGACGATGTACACGATTATCTTTTGTTTCTTTCTCAGGCTGTCGAGCATTTATCTCCTCCCATTGTGGGTACAATTTCAGTTTGAATAGCCAATATTTTGGAGGGCGCTTTTTCTTCAAGGTTTTTTTTATATTTCTGCCTTGCGCAGGAACAGCAGGCCCAGCACGGTGAAGAACAGATTGGGCAGCCAGGCGGCCCAGACGGGCGGGATAACTCCATTGTAGCCAAGGCTTTGGATAACGCGCACCATGATCAGATAGGCGAAGCAGACCACCAGGCCGAGCAGGAAGATCAGGCCGCGCCCCTTGGACCTGATGTTGGAAGTGGCAATGGGGATGAAAAAGAAGATCACGATCAGGTTGGTGAGGGGAAAGGCGAGTTTCATGTGCAGGTCGACGATCTCGCGGTGGGCTTTTTCGCCCATTCGTTCCAGGCGGTTGATGTAGTCCCGCAGCTCGAAGAAATTCAGGGAGATGGTCTTCTTGGTGATGCGCATGAAATCCTGCGGCTCCACGTCCAACAGAGGCAGGTCGGTGCTTTGGTAGTATTGGTAGTAGTTCTGCCGGCCTCCGTCAAAACGGCGGATCTCGCAATCCTCGATGATCCATCTGCCGTCTTTCCAAACGGCGGCCGAGGCGGTGATGTGTTCCGTGATCTGGCTGCCCTGGCCGTCGAGCCGGGTGAGGTCGATCACCCGCAGCGCGTTTTGGTAGCCGTCGAAGAAGCCAAAGTAGTAAAAATCGTTCTCCTGGCCCTGATAGTGGATGCGGGCTTTGAGCATTTGGTCTTCCATCTGTTCGCCCCTGATCTTCACGTTGTACACATGGCTGCGGGTCTTTTCCGCCCAGGGCAGCAGATATTCGCCAAACACGGCCACGCCCATGCTGATCAGCAGGCCCAAGACGAATAGCGGGAACATGGCGCGTTTGATGCTGACTCCGGCCGCCCGGATGCCGACGCTTTCGTTGTGCTTGGAGAGCGCGTTCATCATGAACAGGCCGGTGATCAGGACCGTGACCGGCGAGGTTAGAACGATCAGATAGGGCAGCCTGAGCAGATAATAGAGGATCGCCAGTTCCCAGGTTGCGCCGCTGCGCATCAGGCGGGGCAGGTTGTCGATGACGTCGATCACGATAAACACCACTGCAAAGGAGATGAAGATGACCAGATAGGTCTTGAGGAATTCGCGGATGACGTATTTATCCAGAATGCGCATGGTGTTCCTCAGTGGATGAGTTCATCCGGGGTCTCTTCTTTTTTGACCTTGAGATGCGAGAGGCGCCAGCTCAGCAGATTGAGGTTGACAAGCTGCTTTTCGTGCACCGAGGCGTAGATGAGGATGACCCCCAACACAAAGAAAACCAGGTTGGTGACCCACATGGCCAGAAAGGGGCTCACGATACCCCGGTCGGCAAGCTGCTCTCCGCCGGTGAGGGCCACATAGTAGATCAAAAAGATCACCGAGGAGACCGAGAAAGCCATGCCGATTCCGCTGGTGCGGGTCATCAGGCCCAGGGGGATGCCGACCATCACAAAGATCACGATGGCGAAGGAGAGGGCGAATTTTTTTTGGTATTCCACCTGGAGCGACTGCAGGATCTCGACCAGTTCCTGGCCCTGGTCCTCAGCCATTTGCAACATGACGCCGAGGCGGCGGTATTCCGTGCCGGACTCAGTGCTGCCGGACAGCCGGTCCAGCCTGGAACGCAGGTTGGCGATCTCGGTTTCCTTGGCTTGCAGTTCCAGCCTCCTGTCCCGGATCGCAGCCACCAGCTGGTCGTAGGTCATTTCGCGATCGGAGCGATAGCTTGTTCCTCCGAAATCGATGCTGGCGGCCACGTTGCGGATATTGACGGTGAAATGCTCAAACTTCCGGAGCTGGTATTTTCCGGGCTCCCGCTCATTGCGTTCGTGCATCTCGCCATTGTGCAAAATGATCCGCAGGCTGCTTCCCCCGTCCATTTGCTCGACTTCGCCGCTGCGGGCCAGGATCGTGCGCGGCAGCTTGGTCTGGCTGCGGTCATAGATCAGCACGTCCCGCAGTTCGTTGTTGTTGTTTTCGCCCACGAAAACCGTGTAATCCATCAAAGTGGTGAATTCATTGGGTTTGATGATGGTCATGGGACGGTAGTAGGCGATCTTGGTGGTGAGGTTTTTCAGCTTGTGGTTGGTATTGGGCAGGAAATAGTGGTTGAAATAGACCATCACCCCGGTGAGCAGCAGGGCTACCACAAACAAGGGCAGGAGCAGGCGGTAGATGTTTATCCCGCTGGATTTCATGGCGATCGTTTCCCGGTCCACGGCCATTCTGCCGAAAGCCAGGATGGTGGCCACCAACACAGCCATGGGGATCGAAAGCGCCAGCATGTAAGGCAGGGAAAGGGAAAAGAGGTCGATGATGGTGCCCGCGTCCAGCTTTTTCTCGATGATCAGGTTCATCAGGTCGAGCATGCGGTCGATCAGCAGGATGAAGGTCACCACCGCCAGGGAGAGCAGGAAGGGGACAAAATGCTCGCGGACGATGAAACGCTGCAGGATCTTCATTCGGGCAGCCCCAGCATGGCCAGAACGCCGGCTTCGTCAAGGATCGCGATGGAAGGTAGCTTGCGTGCCTTTTCAAGCTTGGAGCCGGCTTTGTCGCCCACGATCAGATAGTTCAGTGCAGGGCTGACCCCGCTGACGATCCTGCCCCCGTGGCTTTGGATCAGGTCTTCCATCTCCTTGCGGGAATAATTGGGCAGGGCGCCGGTCAGCAGGAAGGTCTTGCCTTCCAGGACATTCGAGCTTTGTTTGCTGCGCTGGGTGAAATTCACGCCCAGGGAGCGTAGTTTCCCGATCAGTTCAAGGTTCGCGGGAATCCTGAAATAGGCCTTGATGGCTGTGGCGATCTTGGCGCCCACCTCTTTGACCTGCACCAGGGTTTCCTCGTCTGTTCCGAGCAGCGCGTCGATGCTTCCGTAATACTCGGCCAGGTTGCGGGCCGTGATGGAGCCGACGAAGCGGATTCCCAAAGCGAACAGCACCCGGTCGAAATTGCGGTCCTTGGAGGCCTCGATGGCGTTTTTCAGGTTTTGGGCGGATTTGCTGCCCAGGCGGTCGAGCGCCGCCACTTTGGCAAAATCCAGGGTGTAAATATCCGCGATACCCTCGATCAGTCCGGTTTCCAGCAGCCTGGCGATCAGGCTTTCGCCCAGGCCGCTGATATCCATCGCGTCCCGAGAGGCAAAGTGCTCCAGCCGCCTCTGCAACTGGGCGGGGCAACCGGCATTGGGGCAATAGTGGATCGCGCCCTCTTCGTCCTTTTCCAGAGGGCTGGCGCAGACGGGGCAGGTGGTGGGAAAACCGACCGGCACTGCTTCAGGAGAGCGTTTTTCCGGGATGGCTTTCAGGATCTTGGGAATGATCTCGCCGGATTTGATCAGCAGCACCGTGTCGCCCAGATGCAGGCCCAGGCGCTTGATCTCGTCCTCATTGTGCAGGGTGGCGCGGGATACCGTGCTGCCGGAGATGTAGACCGGCTCCAGGATCGCCACGGGGGTAACGGCTCCGGTGCGGCCAACCTGGTACTGGACCTCGAGCAGCCGGGTTTCCTTCTCCTCGGGTTTGAATTTGTAGGCGACAGCCCATTTGGGGCTCTTGGACGTATAGCCGAGTTTTTTTTGCAGGGCCAGGTCGTCCACCTTCACCACCACACCATCGATCTCATAGGGCAGGCTGCCGCGCCGTTTTTGCCATAGATCGCAAAACTCCTGGACCTCAGCATAGGAGGCGCAAAGCCTGTGCTCGCCCGAAACGGGGAAGCCCAGGCCGGCCAGCCAGTCCAATAGTTCTGATTGCGCCTTGGGCGGCAGTTCCTCGCTGTAGCCAACGCTGTAGAGGATCGCGGCCAGATGCCTGTCTTTGACCAGATCAGGGTTCTTGAGCTTGATGGAACCCGCGGCCGCGTTGCGTGGATTGGCAAAGGGCTTTTCCTCATTGGCCAGGCGCTGTTCGTTGAGCTGGAGAAAATCTTGCACGGGGATGTAGATCTCGCCGCGGATCTCGATGGGGGAGGGGTGGGCGATGTTTTTGGGGATGGACTCCAGCGTGCGGACATTGGTTGTCACGACCTCACCGGCGTAACCGTCCCCCCGGGTTGTGGCGTATTGCAGCTTGCCCCGGTCGTAAAAGAGATTGATGGAAAAGCCGTCGATCTTGAGCTCCACACAGAGCGGGGGCAGGAAACCCAGGTCCTGGCTGAGTTTGGAGGCCCACTGCTCCAGTTCTTCCGCGGAATACGCGTTATCCAGGGAGTACATCCTATGTTTGTGGGGTATGGTGTCCGAGCCCGCGGTTAGGTCGCTGCCCACCTTATCCAGCGGGGATTCCGTCGTGGTCGCCTCGCCAAGTTGGGTTTCCAACTCCCTCAATCGGCGCGCCAACTGGTCATACTCGTAATCCGGGATGGCGGGATTGGCCAGTTCGTAATAGAGCACGTTGTGGCGCTCGATCTCGGCCCGCAGGCGCTGCAGCTCTTTTTTCAGATCTTCGTTCATGGCGTGTAAAATTCCGGGCGCCGGTCCGCGAAAGCATCGTTGAGCGGGGTCACGGCCTTGTCCAAAGCAAGCTCCGGCTCGATCTCGCAGGTGCGGACCCCAGCCTCGGTCTCGTTCATCCGGGCCAGGATCTGGCCCTTGGTTCCCAGGATCTGGCTCATGCCGGTGAAAGAGACGCTTTCGGGGCCGTTGCTTTCGGTTCCCATGCGGTTGGAAGTGAGGGAAAACACGCGGTTTTCCAGGGACCGGGTGATCATGGCCTGCTGGCACCATGGCAAAACCAGGTTCGCGGGATGGCAGATGATCTGCGCGCCCTTCAGGGCAAGGGTCCGCGCCGCTTCGGGAAACTGCCAGTCGAAGCAGACCATCATGCCCAGCCGGACGCCGTTTTTTCCCGGATGCACGTTCAGGCCTGTGTCGCCGGGGCTGAAGAACAGCTTTTCCCGGTTGAACAGATGGGTCTTCCGGTAGATATGAAAGCTGCCGTCGGGATTGACCAGGGCGCTGGAATTGAAGGCCTTGCCCTGTGAGCGTTCCGCGAAACCATAGACGATGCTGAAGTTCCTCTCCCTGGCCAGGTCTTGGAAGAACCGGAAGGCCAGTCCCTCGGGAACCGTCTCGCTCACCGAATCGACTTCCTCCTGGCTGCAGAAGACATAGCCTGAGGTGCAAAGTTCGGGAAGCACCACCAGATCTGTCTCCAAGCCCTTCAAGAGGGCCTCGGTCCGGGCCAGGTTTTCAGTCACGTCCAGCAGTTTGGGCTCAAATTGCAGAACGGATACCCGATAGCTCACAGCGATATCCCCAAGGGCTTGACCACGCGCGGCAGAACACCCTGCAGATGCGAGATCGCCATGCCGTAATTGGTGATGGGAACCCCTCTGCGCGTGGCTTCCATGATGCGCCGGTTCATTTCCATGGGATTGATCATGCAGCCGCCGCAGTGGATGCAAACCGCGTAATCTTCCAGGTTATCCGGGAAATCGTGCCCCGCGAAAATGTCGAAGTGCAGTTCCCTGCCGGTTATTTCCCTCAACCAGCGGGGCAGTTTGACCCGGCCGATGTCGTCTTTCTGAACGTGGTGTGAACAGGCCTCGGCGATCAGGACATTGTCGCCGTCCCGGAGCTGGTCCAGGGTCCGGATCCCGCTTAATAGGGTGTCCAATTCACCCTTGTAGCGGGCAAAGAGGATTGAAAAAGTGGTCAGTTCAACGTTATGCGGAGTTTCCCGGTTTACCTGATCGATCGCCTGGGAATCGGT carries:
- a CDS encoding LptF/LptG family permease produces the protein MRILDKYVIREFLKTYLVIFISFAVVFIVIDVIDNLPRLMRSGATWELAILYYLLRLPYLIVLTSPVTVLITGLFMMNALSKHNESVGIRAAGVSIKRAMFPLFVLGLLISMGVAVFGEYLLPWAEKTRSHVYNVKIRGEQMEDQMLKARIHYQGQENDFYYFGFFDGYQNALRVIDLTRLDGQGSQITEHITASAAVWKDGRWIIEDCEIRRFDGGRQNYYQYYQSTDLPLLDVEPQDFMRITKKTISLNFFELRDYINRLERMGEKAHREIVDLHMKLAFPLTNLIVIFFFIPIATSNIRSKGRGLIFLLGLVVCFAYLIMVRVIQSLGYNGVIPPVWAAWLPNLFFTVLGLLFLRKAEI
- a CDS encoding LptF/LptG family permease; the protein is MKILQRFIVREHFVPFLLSLAVVTFILLIDRMLDLMNLIIEKKLDAGTIIDLFSLSLPYMLALSIPMAVLVATILAFGRMAVDRETIAMKSSGINIYRLLLPLFVVALLLTGVMVYFNHYFLPNTNHKLKNLTTKIAYYRPMTIIKPNEFTTLMDYTVFVGENNNNELRDVLIYDRSQTKLPRTILARSGEVEQMDGGSSLRIILHNGEMHERNEREPGKYQLRKFEHFTVNIRNVAASIDFGGTSYRSDREMTYDQLVAAIRDRRLELQAKETEIANLRSRLDRLSGSTESGTEYRRLGVMLQMAEDQGQELVEILQSLQVEYQKKFALSFAIVIFVMVGIPLGLMTRTSGIGMAFSVSSVIFLIYYVALTGGEQLADRGIVSPFLAMWVTNLVFFVLGVILIYASVHEKQLVNLNLLSWRLSHLKVKKEETPDELIH
- the ligA gene encoding NAD-dependent DNA ligase LigA, with amino-acid sequence MNEDLKKELQRLRAEIERHNVLYYELANPAIPDYEYDQLARRLRELETQLGEATTTESPLDKVGSDLTAGSDTIPHKHRMYSLDNAYSAEELEQWASKLSQDLGFLPPLCVELKIDGFSINLFYDRGKLQYATTRGDGYAGEVVTTNVRTLESIPKNIAHPSPIEIRGEIYIPVQDFLQLNEQRLANEEKPFANPRNAAAGSIKLKNPDLVKDRHLAAILYSVGYSEELPPKAQSELLDWLAGLGFPVSGEHRLCASYAEVQEFCDLWQKRRGSLPYEIDGVVVKVDDLALQKKLGYTSKSPKWAVAYKFKPEEKETRLLEVQYQVGRTGAVTPVAILEPVYISGSTVSRATLHNEDEIKRLGLHLGDTVLLIKSGEIIPKILKAIPEKRSPEAVPVGFPTTCPVCASPLEKDEEGAIHYCPNAGCPAQLQRRLEHFASRDAMDISGLGESLIARLLETGLIEGIADIYTLDFAKVAALDRLGSKSAQNLKNAIEASKDRNFDRVLFALGIRFVGSITARNLAEYYGSIDALLGTDEETLVQVKEVGAKIATAIKAYFRIPANLELIGKLRSLGVNFTQRSKQSSNVLEGKTFLLTGALPNYSRKEMEDLIQSHGGRIVSGVSPALNYLIVGDKAGSKLEKARKLPSIAILDEAGVLAMLGLPE
- a CDS encoding beta-ureidopropionase — its product is MSYRVSVLQFEPKLLDVTENLARTEALLKGLETDLVVLPELCTSGYVFCSQEEVDSVSETVPEGLAFRFFQDLARERNFSIVYGFAERSQGKAFNSSALVNPDGSFHIYRKTHLFNREKLFFSPGDTGLNVHPGKNGVRLGMMVCFDWQFPEAARTLALKGAQIICHPANLVLPWCQQAMITRSLENRVFSLTSNRMGTESNGPESVSFTGMSQILGTKGQILARMNETEAGVRTCEIEPELALDKAVTPLNDAFADRRPEFYTP